CAGAACGGTGCGCAAGGTCTTCTCGCTCGGGATCCGGTAGCGGCCGAGCAACGGATGGCAGGGCAGACCGAAACCCTCTCTGCCAGGTAGCGGTGTCCCTTGTACGACAGCGACACACTCTCCACCACAGGCCGACCAACCCGAAGATCACCTCACCCACCAGTCAACGTGACAGCACCCCAAAGAACGCCCGGAGGGCGGACACGGTCTCGTCGGGAGCCTCGACCTGTGGGTAGTGACCGGCAGCAGGCGGGCCGGCGAGTTCGGTCACGGTCGCGTGGGGCATGCGCTCACGGATGCGGGCCAGCACGTGGGCCCCGCTGACAGGATCGTCCGGTCCCCAGACGAACAAGGTGGGGCCCTGGTGCGTCTCCAGGGCCGAGATCCACCGGGCCTGGTGCATGCGTCGCTCGTCGATGTAGCGGAGCAGGCCCGGCGCCAGCAGATGACCCCGATCTTGCGCTACGCAGTTCCACATGGCGTGCAGGTCCAGGTCGGAGACAGGCCGGTTCAGGACGCGGCGCATTGACGCGCGGAAGCCGCGTTCGCTGATGAGAGGGGCGAGCAGTGGACCCAGGGGGCTGTGCAGGAGTCGTTGGATGCGGATCGGGCGATGGAGATCGGGATAGAGGCCGCCGTTCAGCCAGGCCATAGCGGTGATCCGTTGGGGGGTGCGGGCGAGAAGCTCCTGGGCGACGCTGACTCCGTAGTCGTGGGCGACCAGCGCGGTGTCGCCGATGCCGAGCAGCGACCAGAGGTCCTCCACCAGATCGGCCTGCTCCAGGAGCGAGTACATGTGCTTCCGAGGCTTGTCGCTGTGCCCGAAGCCGAGGAGGTCCAAGGTGGTGACCCGGTGCCCCGACTCCGCCAGTGCGGGCGCGGTGATGGACCAGTCGTGGGACGACGTCGGGAACCCGTGCAGGAGCGTGACGTGTGCCCCGCTGGGAGGGCCGTCCTGACGGACGAACAGTTCGTGGCTGCCTGCGCGGCCTTTGAGGGTGAGGCGTGTGCCGCCGGCGTACCACTGATCGGCGGTCTGCATGATTGTGTCGGCCATCAAAGGCTCCGTTCCTGGGCAGCGATGCCGTCGAGGAGGCACCGCAGGCCGAAGTCGAACTCCTCGTCACCGTCCGGGCCTCCGAGGAGCGCGGAGTGCGTGGTGACGAGTGGGTGCCGGCCTGCGGGAAGGGACGTGAACAGGTCGGCCATGGCCGCACGCTGCTCGGCGGTGCGGGCCGCGCCGCCGGTGTCCAGCACCACGGCACCGACGACGTAGTGGGTCACGGTGAGGTAGATCCGCACTGCCGGCGCGGGCGGCCATCCGGCCTGCGTCAGCAGCCTCAGGCCGTGTTCCCGGGCTCGCAGGGCGTTCGGGCCCAGGAGCTGGCCACGGGGTATCAGAGGGACGAGGGCCTTGTGCGCACGGATCACGCGACGGTACTCACGGGCCCCCGCTTCCGTGTCGGCCCGCCAGTCAGGGCCCGGCCCCGGGAGGCCGACTTCGCCGAGCATGTGGTCGACCAGCTCCACGAGCAGCTCATCGCGGCTGGCCACATGCCGGTACAGCGAGGTGTGCCGTACGTCCAAGCGGTCGGCGACGGCTCGCATCGTGAGGGCGTCCAGGCCCTCACGATCGGCGATCTCGAGAGCCACGTCCATGATCGATCCGAGAGTGAGGCCGCCTGCCCGGGGGCGCCGCCCGGCTCGTGCAGCGTAGCGCTGTTTCCACCAGCCGGCCGACCCCACTACCAGGTCCTGGCCACCCCCCTCGGCCTCCGGCGCGGACGCGCACGAGCCCGTCATCCGAAGAGGTCGGGGTCGGTGCGGACGATCTCGTCCCACAACGGCTGGAAGGAGAACCAGCCGGCGAGCGGGAAACCGGTCTGCTCCCGGGTGTGGCGCGCCGCCTCGGGGCTGATGAGCCTGGGGGTCCCGGCTGCCTCCGCCAGGAGTTGCGCCTGAGCGCTGCGTTCCATGCTGATGAACCACCAGGCGGCCTCGTCGACGCTCTCGCCTACGGTGAAGACGCCGTGGTTCTGGTGGATCGCCGCGCGCTTGTTTCCCAGCCCTTCGGCCAACAGCCTTCCGGAATCCTCCTCGATGACGACCGCACCCGCCCCGTCGCGCACCACCACGTGGTTCTCATAGAGGGCACAGGCGTCCTGGGTGATCGGGTCCAGGACCCTGCCGAGGCTCGACCAAGCCTTGCCGTGAACCGCGTGGGCGTGGCAGGCGGCGACGACGTCGGGCCGGGCATGGTGGATAGCGGAGTGGATGACGAACCCGGCCTTGTTCACCGGTCTCCGCCCGTGCCGGACGGTGCCCTCGTGGTCAACCAAGATCAGGTCGGAGACCTTCACGTGGCGGAAGGACATCCCGAAGGGGTTGACCCAGAACATATCGGGGAACTCCGGGTCGCGCACGGTGATGTGCCCGGCGACACCCTCGGCGAAGCCGAGCCTTCCGAAGACCCGGCAGGCCCCCGCAAGCCGCTGCTTGCGGTGCTCCCTCTCGTCCGCGGGATCGTCGAAGCGGAGTGGGAGGGCGAGCTCGAGGTCCTGCTGCTCCGGCCGGAACGCACTGGTGATGTCGGTCATGGCGAGCTTTTCCGCTCCTCGGAAGTACGAATGAAACGCGTCGGATGGACGCATATTATGCGTCCATCCGACGCGTAACAAGGGTGTGGAAGCTCGTGCGCGGTGAAGATGACCGGCGTCTCAGGGGCGGCCTACTTGAACTGGCGGGCCGGCGCGAGCATCTTCTCCAGCTCCTGCCTCACCCTGATGCGTGTGCTGATCGGCTCGGAGAGGAACTTGTGGCACTCCGCCCGGCGCGGGGCGAGCCGGCTCGCCCGCTCCTACCGACCGGTCGACGTCCTCTCGTACCCGATTCGGACGGGTCGCTCGGTGCGGGGCATGGGCAGGACCGCGAGCGCGGGGCTCTACTTCCATGCGCGGCCGGGACGCCGTTCGGCGGGACGGGGATCTCCGGTTCCTCGCGGAGTGTGGGAACGAGGACGAAGCGGGGGGTGTGGTACTTCGCGGTGGCCTTCCCACCCCGCATGCGGCAGGCGCTGCCAGCGGGCGCGTCACAGTTCGGGCAGTCGTGACCTTCCACCGCCTCGGTGATCAGCTCCAGGCGGGTCAGGTCGCGCACAGCGGCCCGCCTTGCCGGCCACGCCCGCCGCCGATGGCTACGGATCGAGCGTACCTGGCCCTGGGCGAACGCGTTCACCACCGCCTGGCGGCGACTGACCGGCTTCCCGGCCGCCACCTGACCCACCAGCACCCGCCCCAACGAGGACCGGAGAGGAGAAGACCGCACCATCCCGGGAGACGTGGAACCCCGGCGCACCCCGCAGCGTCACGCGACGGCCCACCCTCGAACAGCAGAGGACACTACGGGCGAACCGCCGAGCTGACCAACGACCAACCCCAACTGAGGGATCGAGGTCAACGGCGACGGCACCGGAGAGTTCCGCGTGTCAGGGTCGCAGCTGACCGGCTTCAACCATGGAGCGGAGAGTCTCGGTGAGACCTGAGTCGAAGGAGCGGGGGCTCCAGCCGAGCTCACGCTGTGCCCGGCTCGAATCAGGTCGAACCTCATGGCTGACGAAGGACAGTTGCCCTCTGGCAAGGAGCGGCGGCTTGTGGGTTACCTTTGCGACGGCCTCTCCCATCTCGGCTAGGACGTAGGCGAACCATCGGGGCATCACGCGCGGTAGTTTGGCGCTCGGCCACGCATCGTGCACGGCACGGGCGAGCTCGGCGAGACTCAGGTACCGCTCGCTGGCGATGTAGCGGCTCCCGGCCTCGGCTTTTTCGGCCGCGAGATGCAAGCGCGCGCAGTCGGCGGCATGCACTACGGGGAGCCCGCCCGGGAGAAGCATCGGGATCTTGTTTGTCGCGAGATCCACAAGGAGCCTGTTGAGCCCAGGAGTGATCACCGGTGCCGGGCCGTAGACGCCAGCCGGGTGGATGAAACGAGCCGGGAGGCCGACATCGAGCGCTTCGACGACGAGACGGTCTGCAGCCTGCTTCGAGCGCTCGTAGTGCGTATTCTTCGGATGCGCATCGATGCGCATCTCGTCGAACGTGCCGTGCCTGGGCCACTCGAAGACGTCAATGGTGCTGGTGTAGACAAACGTGTCGACGCCGACATCGAGCGCTGCCCTCACGGCGTTCCGTGTACCGCCCACATTGACCTGCTCAAAGACCTCTGTGTCACGCTGCCACTGCTCCGGAAGGCCTGCGGCATGGAAAACCGCTGTCGCGCCGGCGGTGGCCCGTCGGACGGCAGTCGGGTCGGTAATGTCGCCCTCCACCAGTTCGACCTCTGGCGGCAGGACCGCCCTCGCCTGGAAAGCCGACCGCACCAAGGCACGGACTGGACGATGCCGGGCGAGGAGCTCGGTGACGATGGCACTGCCCACAGTGCCGGTCGCACCCGTGACGAGCGTAGTCATCAATTTCTCCATCAAAGATATTGTTTGGCCGGGTTCTAAATATGGGAGATACCCGAAGGTGGCGAACCGAACCCGAAGGGTCGGTTCGCACAGGCAGGAGATCCGGTCGTTCGCAACCACGACGAAGGCGCTGCTGGAGCTTCGAGACTGGCTGCTGGCAGAGAAAGTCATCCTCGTGGTCTCGGAGGCCACAGGCGAATACTGGCACATGGCATTATACTTGCTATAACCTCGATTCTTCGGTGGCGTGACGGCGTCGCCGTGTGCGGCTGGCTGCCCGGTATGTCCCGTGCCGTATCGGGACTGGCCGTCGCGTGACGCTGCGGGGCGTCGGGTTCCACGGGCCCCGGGGGTGCTGCGGTCCTCTCCTCTCCGGTGTCGTCGGGGTGGTGGCCGGTCGTCAGGTACGGGCCGGGAGTTCGGTGGCTCGCTTCCAGGCGGCGGTGAACGCTGCCGCCCAGGGCCAGGTGCGGTCAAGGTGGAGGGTGCGGCGGCGGGCGTGGGAGGTGAGGCGGGCGGGCAGGTGGTAGAGCTTCCTGCGGATCGTCTCCGGTTCGGCGGCGGCGAGTTCGGGCTCGTCGTGCAGGAGGAGGAGCCGGGTCCAGGCGTCGAGGTCGGCGGCGAGCGTGGCGGCCAGCACCCAGGCGGCGTTGAACTGCCAGGATTTCGAGGGCAGCAGCCCGAGGCCGACCCGCTTGATCGCTTTGACGCGGTCCTCGACCTCGGCGTGATCGCGGTACAGGGCGTCGACGAACCAGACCTGGCCGGAGCCGGGTACCCCGGAAAGTCCCTGGTGGGAGGGGATGTTCGTGGCGACGATCTGGTAGCGCCAGCCGGTGCGTTTCTCGAAGGCGGTCAGCTTCTTCGCATCCCGGCGCGAGGGCTTGACCCGGCGCACGATCAACCGCATCCCCTCGGGCCAGCCGGTCAGGTCACGGACCCCGGTCAGCTCAGCGACCTGGTAGGACAGCCATTCGCCGTCGGGGCCCTTGATCTCGTGCAGTTGGCCGTCTTGCCGCAGCGCCGCCGTCCACACCTTCTCCGGCAGCCGGGCGATGGCCTTCTCGTCGGCGTCGTTGATGGCCCAGCCGGTCACCCAGCGCACCCGGCGCCGGCTGGTGGTCAGGCTCTGGAGGTGGCCGAGGACGTCGTGGCTGAAGGCCGCGCCGTCGATCCGTATCAGCAGCTTCGACCACAGCGGCAGCGGGAGCTGCCGAAACGCCGAGGCCAGGACACTCTTGTGGTCGTCGACATCGTTCGGCGGCGCGTTGCCGGGTCGCAGCAGCATGGCGACACACTCGCGGGTGTTGGCCACCCACGCTCCCAGCGGCATGTGGCCGAAGCTGCCCTTGAAGGTGCCGGCCGCACCCTCCTTCTTGCTGCTACAGGTCACGATGGTGGCGTCGAGGTCGAGGACGTACCAGCCGGTGAGTTCTCTGCCGCACACCGCGATCCAAGGGAAGCCGCCGGGGCGCAGGGCGAGCAGGGTCCACACCATGCGCCGGACCACGGCGCGCACGCGCTCGATCCGCGCCGCCACCGGACCGTCGATCGCCTCCAGAGTGCGGCGCAGGGTGCTGTCCGAGACCGGCCGCGGGAACAGGCTCTTCCAGTGGTGCTGCAGTTGCTCGGCTTCCAGGATGTTCGTCGCGCCGAGCACGATCGCGCAGGCCAGCTGGACCAGCGCCATGCCCCGGTCACGCCAGCCAGGCCCAGTGCCCTTCGGCAGCGCCGCGCTGAGCACGGTGGCCAGGCCGACGCGGTCGGCGACCTTCCGCAGCAGCACCACGCCCGCGTGGCCGGTCAGGTTCTTGCCATCGGCCCGCACGGCAAGCCGGTGATCCCATTCGGTAGCCTGCACCTGTTGGGTGTCTCTTCTCTGCGACGGTTTTGATCTAGGAAATCCAGATCATCGCAGGTGGCAGGCACCCTTCTTCTGTCGGGGCATCAAGTCACGGCCGTAGCTGAATACATGAGGTCCATGCCGGCCTGGGCGTCGTCTGAGACCGGCACGCCGCCGCCGAACCCGATGGCTCCGACCCAGGTGGTCCCGGGTTCTCGGTGCCGTCGCTTCCAGTGACGGCACCAAGAACCCGTCGCACCGGCGGTACGCCGCCATGCCGCCATCGCCCGGCCCGCGCCCCGCGCCTCCGCGTTCAGAACCCGGTGGTGCCGGTCCGTCACCGGCACCACCGGGGCCCGGTGGCGCCGAGCCCCCGTCCGGGTGCCCCGGCCTCGCTCGTCACGACCGGCATCGAGGCTCCGCGTTCCGGTGCAGACATCCGCCAGGTCGCAGGCCGCCGCTTTTACCCGCCCCTTCGGATTGCGTCAAGTCCCGATTGTTCGGAACGAGACCGGGCCCCCTTAGCTCCGGCCTACTTGTGGTGCGGGCCTCGCCGGACGGAGAGGCGCAGCACACCGCAGCGGAAACGAAGCACGCCGGGAATTCCCGGCGATCGTCCGCTCCGGAATTCCTCCCGGACCGACCGGGGAGGCCACTCATTCTCGGCACGAAGAGGAGTAGTTCGATGACACGTATCGTTCACAACCACAACGAGGAGCGTCCCAGGCGCCGAGGTTTCCGCCTGGCGGTGATTTTCGCCTCGGCTGCCGCCATTTCCGGTGCCGTGGCCCTCCCCGCGGCCGCCGCGACCCCGGCGACGGCCCACCCCGTGGCGCCCGCGGCGCTGGTCACCGACGGTGGTGCGGGCGGCGCCGGTGGTGCCGGTGGCGACAGCGTCTTCGGCGGCGGAGGTTCCGGCGGCTCCGGTGGTGCCGGTGGGGGCAGCGTCTTCGGTGACGGCGGCGAAGGGGGCGGCGGTGGTGACGGCGGAGACAGCGTCTTCGGCGGCGGCGGAGGCGGGGGCGGAGGCGGGGGCGGCGGAGAGAGCGTCTTCGGCGAGGGCGGCGACGGCGGAGACGGCGGTGACGGCGGAGACAGCGTCTTCGGTGACGGCGGCGAAGGGGGCGGCGGCGGCGACGGCGGAGACAGCGTCTTCGGCCCGGCCGGCGACGGCGGTGCGGGCGGCGACGGCGGCATCAGCATCTTCTGATCGCCCCCGCCCATGGCGACCCGCGGCCGCCACCCGGGGTGGAGGCC
The genomic region above belongs to Streptomyces marianii and contains:
- a CDS encoding alpha/beta fold hydrolase — protein: MADTIMQTADQWYAGGTRLTLKGRAGSHELFVRQDGPPSGAHVTLLHGFPTSSHDWSITAPALAESGHRVTTLDLLGFGHSDKPRKHMYSLLEQADLVEDLWSLLGIGDTALVAHDYGVSVAQELLARTPQRITAMAWLNGGLYPDLHRPIRIQRLLHSPLGPLLAPLISERGFRASMRRVLNRPVSDLDLHAMWNCVAQDRGHLLAPGLLRYIDERRMHQARWISALETHQGPTLFVWGPDDPVSGAHVLARIRERMPHATVTELAGPPAAGHYPQVEAPDETVSALRAFFGVLSR
- a CDS encoding TetR/AcrR family transcriptional regulator; its protein translation is MDVALEIADREGLDALTMRAVADRLDVRHTSLYRHVASRDELLVELVDHMLGEVGLPGPGPDWRADTEAGAREYRRVIRAHKALVPLIPRGQLLGPNALRAREHGLRLLTQAGWPPAPAVRIYLTVTHYVVGAVVLDTGGAARTAEQRAAMADLFTSLPAGRHPLVTTHSALLGGPDGDEEFDFGLRCLLDGIAAQERSL
- a CDS encoding class II aldolase/adducin family protein yields the protein MTDITSAFRPEQQDLELALPLRFDDPADEREHRKQRLAGACRVFGRLGFAEGVAGHITVRDPEFPDMFWVNPFGMSFRHVKVSDLILVDHEGTVRHGRRPVNKAGFVIHSAIHHARPDVVAACHAHAVHGKAWSSLGRVLDPITQDACALYENHVVVRDGAGAVVIEEDSGRLLAEGLGNKRAAIHQNHGVFTVGESVDEAAWWFISMERSAQAQLLAEAAGTPRLISPEAARHTREQTGFPLAGWFSFQPLWDEIVRTDPDLFG
- a CDS encoding zinc finger domain-containing protein yields the protein MVRSSPLRSSLGRVLVGQVAAGKPVSRRQAVVNAFAQGQVRSIRSHRRRAWPARRAAVRDLTRLELITEAVEGHDCPNCDAPAGSACRMRGGKATAKYHTPRFVLVPTLREEPEIPVPPNGVPAAHGSRAPRSRSCPCPAPSDPSESGTRGRRPVGRSGRAGSPRAGRSATSSSPSRSAHASG
- a CDS encoding NAD-dependent epimerase/dehydratase family protein, with the protein product MTTLVTGATGTVGSAIVTELLARHRPVRALVRSAFQARAVLPPEVELVEGDITDPTAVRRATAGATAVFHAAGLPEQWQRDTEVFEQVNVGGTRNAVRAALDVGVDTFVYTSTIDVFEWPRHGTFDEMRIDAHPKNTHYERSKQAADRLVVEALDVGLPARFIHPAGVYGPAPVITPGLNRLLVDLATNKIPMLLPGGLPVVHAADCARLHLAAEKAEAGSRYIASERYLSLAELARAVHDAWPSAKLPRVMPRWFAYVLAEMGEAVAKVTHKPPLLARGQLSFVSHEVRPDSSRAQRELGWSPRSFDSGLTETLRSMVEAGQLRP
- a CDS encoding IS1380 family transposase, giving the protein MQATEWDHRLAVRADGKNLTGHAGVVLLRKVADRVGLATVLSAALPKGTGPGWRDRGMALVQLACAIVLGATNILEAEQLQHHWKSLFPRPVSDSTLRRTLEAIDGPVAARIERVRAVVRRMVWTLLALRPGGFPWIAVCGRELTGWYVLDLDATIVTCSSKKEGAAGTFKGSFGHMPLGAWVANTRECVAMLLRPGNAPPNDVDDHKSVLASAFRQLPLPLWSKLLIRIDGAAFSHDVLGHLQSLTTSRRRVRWVTGWAINDADEKAIARLPEKVWTAALRQDGQLHEIKGPDGEWLSYQVAELTGVRDLTGWPEGMRLIVRRVKPSRRDAKKLTAFEKRTGWRYQIVATNIPSHQGLSGVPGSGQVWFVDALYRDHAEVEDRVKAIKRVGLGLLPSKSWQFNAAWVLAATLAADLDAWTRLLLLHDEPELAAAEPETIRRKLYHLPARLTSHARRRTLHLDRTWPWAAAFTAAWKRATELPART